Proteins found in one Sardina pilchardus chromosome 3, fSarPil1.1, whole genome shotgun sequence genomic segment:
- the smurf2 gene encoding E3 ubiquitin-protein ligase SMURF2 isoform X2, protein MSNQGARRNGPVKLRLTVLCAKNLAKKDFFRLPDPFAKVVVDGSGQCHSTDTVRNTLDPKWNQHYDLYIGKADSITISLWNHKKIHKKQGAGFLGCVRLLSNSINRLKDTGYQRLDLNKLSPNDSDTVRGQIVMSLQSRDRIGSGGPVVDCSRLFDNDLPDGWEERRTASGRIQYLNHITRSTQWERPTRPASEYSSPGRPLSCLVDENTPIMTPNGAAGVQGGNLRVQERRVRSQRHRNYMSRTHLHTPPDLPEGYEQRTTQQGQVYFLHTQTGVSTWHDPRVPRDLSNVNCEELGPLPPGWEIRNTATGRVYFVDHNNRTTQFTDPRLSANLHLVLNPSANGSRATPDGPNSRPPQLKEQTQQVLVCAGQLPEDPECLTVPRYKRDLVQKLKVLRQELSQQQPQAGHCRIEVSREEIFEESYRQVMKMRPKDLWKRLMVKFRGEEGLDYGGVAREWLYLLSHEMLNPYYGLFQYSRDDIYTLQINPDSAVNPEHLSYFHFVGRIMGMAVFHGHYIDGGFTLPFYKQLLGKPITLDDMESVDPDLHNSLVWILDNDITGVLDHTFCVEHNAYGEIIQHELKPNGKNIPVNQDNKKEYVRLYVNWRFLRGIEAQFLALQKGFNEVIPQHLLKAFDEKELELIVCGLGKIDINDWKSNTRLKHCTADSNSVKWFWRAVESYDEERRARLLQFVTGSSRVPLQGFKALQGAAGPRLFTIHQIDASTNNLPKAHTCFNRIDIPPYENYDKLYDKLLTAIEETCGFAVE, encoded by the exons ATACATCGGGAAGGCGGACTCCATCACCATCAGTCTCTGGAACCACAAGAAAATCCATAAGAAGCAAGGCGCTGGGTTTCTGGGCTGTGTACGACTGCTGTCCAACTCCATCAACCGCCTCAAAGACACTGGCT ACCAGAGACTGGACCTCAACAAGCTGAGTCCCAATGACAGTGACACGGTCAGGGGCCAAATAGTCA TGAGTCTGCAGTCCAGAGACCGGATAGGCTCGGGAGGCCCTGTGGTCGACTGCAGCCGCTTGTTCGACAATGACCTTCCTgatgg atgggaagagaggaggaccgCATCTGGTCGAATTCAGTACCTGAACCATATCACGCGCAGCACACAGTGGGAGAGGCCCACCAG GCCGGCGTCGGAGTACTCCAGCCCCGGGCGGCCGCTCAGCTGCCTGGTGGACGAGAACACGCCCATCATGACGCCCAACGGCGCGGCGGGCGTGCAAGGCGGGAACCTGCGCGTGCAGGAGCGCCGCGTGCGCTCCCAGAGGCACCGCAACTACATGAGCCGCACGCACCTGCACACGCCGCCCGACCTGCCCGAGGGCTACG AACAGCGCACCACTCAGCAGGGTCAGGTCTACTTCCTGCACACGCAGACCGGCGTTAGCACCTGGCATGACCCGCGGGTGCCCAG GGACCTGAGTAATGTGAACTGTGAGGAGCTGGGGCCTCTGCCACCGGGCTGGGAGATTCGGAACACGGCCACCGGACGGGTCTACTTTGTGGACCACAACAACCGCACCACGCAGTTCACGGACCCGCGACTCTCCGCCAACCTCCACCTCGTGCTCAA CCCAAGTGCTAATGGTTCCCGTGCCACGCCTGATGGTCCGAACAG TCGTCCGCCGCAGCTGAAGGAGCAGACCCAGCAGGTGCTGGTGTGCGCGGGGCAGCTGCCCGAGGACCCGGAGTGCCTGACGGTGCCGCGCTACAAGCGGGACCTGGTGCAGAAGCTGAAGGTGCTGCGGCAGGAGCTGtcccagcagcagccccaggcCGGACACTGCCGCATCGAAGTGTCGCGCGAGGAGATCTTCGAG GAGTCCTACCGCCaggtgatgaagatgagacCCAAGGACTTGTGGAAGAGACTGATGGTCAAGTTCCGCGGAGAAGAAGGACTGGACTACGGGGGAGTAGCCAG GGAGTGGCTGTATCTGCTATCCCATGAGATGCTGAATCCATACTACGGCCTGTTCCAGTACTCACGGGACGACATCTACACCCTGCAGATCAACCCGGACTCAGCGGTCAACCCT GAGCACCTGTCCTACTTCCACTTCGTGGGGCGGATCATGGGCATGGCGGTGTTCCACGGGCACTACATCGACGGCGGCTTCACGCTGCCCTTCTACAAGCAGCTGCTGGGCAAGCCCATCACCCTGGACGACATGGAGTCCGTGGACCCCGACCTGCACAACAGTCTGGTCTGGATCCT GGACAATGATATCACAGGGGTGCTGGACCACACCTTCTGCGTTGAGCACAACGCGTACGGCGAGATCATTCAGCACGAGCTCAAGCCCAACGGCAAAAACATTCCCGTCAACCAGGACAACAAGAAGGAATACGTCAG GCTGTATGTGAACTGGCGCTTCCTGCGAGGCATTGAGGCTCAGTTCCTGGCGCTTCAGAAGGGCTTCAATGAGGTCATCCCCCAGCACCTGCTCAAAGCCTTTGATGAGAAAGAGTTGGAg CTCATTGTGTGTGGCCTGGGTAAGATAGACATTAACGACTGGAAGTCAAACACGCGTCTGAAGCACTGCACGGCAGACAGCAACAGCGTGAAGTGGTTCTGGCGGGCCGTGGAGTCCTACGACGAGGAGAGGCGGGCGCGGCTGCTGCAGTTTGTCACCGGCTCCTCCCGAGTCCCCCTGCAGGGCTTCAAGGCCCTCCAAG GGGCTGCTGGGCCAAGACTGTTCACTATTCATCAGATTGATGCCAGCACAAATAACCTGCCCAAAGCTCATACCTG CTTCAACCGGATTGACATCCCTCCGTACGAAAACTATGACAAGCTGTACGACAAGCTTCTCACTGCCATCGAGGAGACCTGTGGCTTTGCTGTGGAGTGA
- the smurf2 gene encoding E3 ubiquitin-protein ligase SMURF2 isoform X1, protein MSNQGARRNGPVKLRLTVLCAKNLAKKDFFRLPDPFAKVVVDGSGQCHSTDTVRNTLDPKWNQHYDLYIGKADSITISLWNHKKIHKKQGAGFLGCVRLLSNSINRLKDTGYQRLDLNKLSPNDSDTVRGQIVMSLQSRDRIGSGGPVVDCSRLFDNDLPDGWEERRTASGRIQYLNHITRSTQWERPTRPASEYSSPGRPLSCLVDENTPIMTPNGAAGVQGGNLRVQERRVRSQRHRNYMSRTHLHTPPDLPEGYEQRTTQQGQVYFLHTQTGVSTWHDPRVPRDLSNVNCEELGPLPPGWEIRNTATGRVYFVDHNNRTTQFTDPRLSANLHLVLNSPSANGSRATPDGPNSRPPQLKEQTQQVLVCAGQLPEDPECLTVPRYKRDLVQKLKVLRQELSQQQPQAGHCRIEVSREEIFEESYRQVMKMRPKDLWKRLMVKFRGEEGLDYGGVAREWLYLLSHEMLNPYYGLFQYSRDDIYTLQINPDSAVNPEHLSYFHFVGRIMGMAVFHGHYIDGGFTLPFYKQLLGKPITLDDMESVDPDLHNSLVWILDNDITGVLDHTFCVEHNAYGEIIQHELKPNGKNIPVNQDNKKEYVRLYVNWRFLRGIEAQFLALQKGFNEVIPQHLLKAFDEKELELIVCGLGKIDINDWKSNTRLKHCTADSNSVKWFWRAVESYDEERRARLLQFVTGSSRVPLQGFKALQGAAGPRLFTIHQIDASTNNLPKAHTCFNRIDIPPYENYDKLYDKLLTAIEETCGFAVE, encoded by the exons ATACATCGGGAAGGCGGACTCCATCACCATCAGTCTCTGGAACCACAAGAAAATCCATAAGAAGCAAGGCGCTGGGTTTCTGGGCTGTGTACGACTGCTGTCCAACTCCATCAACCGCCTCAAAGACACTGGCT ACCAGAGACTGGACCTCAACAAGCTGAGTCCCAATGACAGTGACACGGTCAGGGGCCAAATAGTCA TGAGTCTGCAGTCCAGAGACCGGATAGGCTCGGGAGGCCCTGTGGTCGACTGCAGCCGCTTGTTCGACAATGACCTTCCTgatgg atgggaagagaggaggaccgCATCTGGTCGAATTCAGTACCTGAACCATATCACGCGCAGCACACAGTGGGAGAGGCCCACCAG GCCGGCGTCGGAGTACTCCAGCCCCGGGCGGCCGCTCAGCTGCCTGGTGGACGAGAACACGCCCATCATGACGCCCAACGGCGCGGCGGGCGTGCAAGGCGGGAACCTGCGCGTGCAGGAGCGCCGCGTGCGCTCCCAGAGGCACCGCAACTACATGAGCCGCACGCACCTGCACACGCCGCCCGACCTGCCCGAGGGCTACG AACAGCGCACCACTCAGCAGGGTCAGGTCTACTTCCTGCACACGCAGACCGGCGTTAGCACCTGGCATGACCCGCGGGTGCCCAG GGACCTGAGTAATGTGAACTGTGAGGAGCTGGGGCCTCTGCCACCGGGCTGGGAGATTCGGAACACGGCCACCGGACGGGTCTACTTTGTGGACCACAACAACCGCACCACGCAGTTCACGGACCCGCGACTCTCCGCCAACCTCCACCTCGTGCTCAA CAGCCCAAGTGCTAATGGTTCCCGTGCCACGCCTGATGGTCCGAACAG TCGTCCGCCGCAGCTGAAGGAGCAGACCCAGCAGGTGCTGGTGTGCGCGGGGCAGCTGCCCGAGGACCCGGAGTGCCTGACGGTGCCGCGCTACAAGCGGGACCTGGTGCAGAAGCTGAAGGTGCTGCGGCAGGAGCTGtcccagcagcagccccaggcCGGACACTGCCGCATCGAAGTGTCGCGCGAGGAGATCTTCGAG GAGTCCTACCGCCaggtgatgaagatgagacCCAAGGACTTGTGGAAGAGACTGATGGTCAAGTTCCGCGGAGAAGAAGGACTGGACTACGGGGGAGTAGCCAG GGAGTGGCTGTATCTGCTATCCCATGAGATGCTGAATCCATACTACGGCCTGTTCCAGTACTCACGGGACGACATCTACACCCTGCAGATCAACCCGGACTCAGCGGTCAACCCT GAGCACCTGTCCTACTTCCACTTCGTGGGGCGGATCATGGGCATGGCGGTGTTCCACGGGCACTACATCGACGGCGGCTTCACGCTGCCCTTCTACAAGCAGCTGCTGGGCAAGCCCATCACCCTGGACGACATGGAGTCCGTGGACCCCGACCTGCACAACAGTCTGGTCTGGATCCT GGACAATGATATCACAGGGGTGCTGGACCACACCTTCTGCGTTGAGCACAACGCGTACGGCGAGATCATTCAGCACGAGCTCAAGCCCAACGGCAAAAACATTCCCGTCAACCAGGACAACAAGAAGGAATACGTCAG GCTGTATGTGAACTGGCGCTTCCTGCGAGGCATTGAGGCTCAGTTCCTGGCGCTTCAGAAGGGCTTCAATGAGGTCATCCCCCAGCACCTGCTCAAAGCCTTTGATGAGAAAGAGTTGGAg CTCATTGTGTGTGGCCTGGGTAAGATAGACATTAACGACTGGAAGTCAAACACGCGTCTGAAGCACTGCACGGCAGACAGCAACAGCGTGAAGTGGTTCTGGCGGGCCGTGGAGTCCTACGACGAGGAGAGGCGGGCGCGGCTGCTGCAGTTTGTCACCGGCTCCTCCCGAGTCCCCCTGCAGGGCTTCAAGGCCCTCCAAG GGGCTGCTGGGCCAAGACTGTTCACTATTCATCAGATTGATGCCAGCACAAATAACCTGCCCAAAGCTCATACCTG CTTCAACCGGATTGACATCCCTCCGTACGAAAACTATGACAAGCTGTACGACAAGCTTCTCACTGCCATCGAGGAGACCTGTGGCTTTGCTGTGGAGTGA